One window of Arthrobacter oryzae genomic DNA carries:
- a CDS encoding uroporphyrinogen-III synthase codes for MMGRRSARRGGDQRGLRVLEGARVLVTRSPDRAAPLLAALRETGAEPLLLPLIDFERARDLHSLEVAFDALGAGAYSWLVISSATTIQALEELARERGTTLSRWLPGSLQVATIGPATQRELESRGIAVDLAPSRLQSGVGLLDIWPRGQGSVFLPQADIADSRLADGLEALGASVQAVTAYHTVDYPADPARSFAPAYSLAPGGAADPPSGPPSANGEPGTAVLSPAEATAELAAGRLHAVVAASPSAARRIHAGLSPLGDCRFVAIGRSTAAEAELLGLTVAAVAEEPTASGLVSAVIRALAPEHSTPSPPAPETHEKDRP; via the coding sequence ATGATGGGACGGCGCAGTGCCCGCCGGGGTGGCGACCAACGCGGGCTGCGTGTGCTTGAGGGCGCCCGCGTCCTGGTAACGCGCAGCCCTGACCGGGCCGCGCCGCTCCTCGCCGCCCTGCGGGAAACCGGTGCCGAGCCGTTGTTGCTTCCGCTGATCGACTTTGAGCGCGCCCGGGACCTGCATTCGCTGGAAGTCGCCTTCGACGCCCTGGGTGCGGGTGCCTACAGCTGGCTGGTCATCAGCAGCGCCACCACTATCCAGGCCCTCGAGGAACTTGCCCGGGAACGGGGCACGACGCTGAGCCGATGGCTGCCCGGCTCCCTTCAGGTGGCCACCATCGGGCCAGCCACACAGCGTGAACTGGAATCGCGGGGGATCGCCGTGGACCTGGCTCCGTCCCGGCTCCAGTCCGGCGTCGGCCTCCTCGACATCTGGCCTCGCGGCCAGGGCAGCGTGTTCCTACCGCAGGCCGACATCGCCGACAGCAGGCTGGCCGACGGGCTGGAAGCGCTCGGTGCCAGTGTCCAGGCGGTCACCGCCTACCACACCGTGGACTATCCGGCTGACCCGGCACGCAGCTTCGCACCGGCATACAGCTTGGCACCGGGGGGTGCGGCCGATCCGCCGTCGGGACCGCCGTCCGCCAACGGGGAGCCGGGAACGGCCGTGCTCAGCCCAGCCGAAGCGACAGCCGAGCTTGCCGCAGGACGGCTGCACGCCGTCGTCGCCGCTTCACCCAGCGCCGCCCGCCGCATCCATGCCGGGCTGTCGCCGCTGGGGGACTGCCGCTTCGTGGCGATCGGCCGCTCCACTGCGGCAGAGGCCGAATTGCTCGGGCTGACCGTGGCCGCCGTCGCAGAGGAACCAACGGCATCCGGCCTGGTGTCGGCTGTCATCCGGGCGCTTGCACCGGAACATTCAACCCCATCCCCGCCCGCCCCCGAGACCCACGAGAAGGACAGACCATGA
- the hemC gene encoding hydroxymethylbilane synthase, with protein MTVRIGTRASKLALTQTQQTADQLAAIGGFPVELVHIRTEGDVLTGSLSQMGGTGVFVAALRDALLRDQCDVAVHSLKDLPTGAAPGLSLAATPKRVDVRDVLCARDGFKLADLPQGARVGTGSPRRAAQLRAARPDLDVVDIRGNVDTRLGRVPGLPGNVTDAVVEGKSCDLDAVVLAAAGLGRINRLDTVSEYLETDVMLPAAGQGSLAIECRTADAPRKAGSTEGSQAPLAQALAALDDMDTRLAVTAERALLARLEAGCAAPVGAYAYRKGSMLYLEAAVCAVDGKASVRDKRATDGLTEVGATLLGIELAEVLLAAGAADIADLAAS; from the coding sequence GTGACAGTCCGCATCGGGACGCGCGCCAGCAAGCTGGCGCTGACCCAGACCCAACAAACAGCCGACCAGCTGGCCGCCATCGGCGGCTTCCCCGTGGAACTGGTCCACATCCGGACCGAAGGGGACGTCCTGACCGGTTCCCTCTCGCAGATGGGCGGCACGGGAGTGTTCGTGGCGGCCCTGCGCGACGCGCTCCTGCGGGACCAGTGCGACGTTGCCGTGCATTCGCTCAAGGACCTGCCCACGGGAGCCGCTCCCGGCCTGTCCCTGGCGGCAACGCCAAAACGAGTCGACGTACGCGACGTGCTCTGCGCGCGCGACGGTTTCAAACTGGCTGACCTCCCGCAGGGCGCCCGGGTGGGGACCGGCTCCCCGCGCCGTGCAGCGCAGCTCCGCGCAGCACGGCCCGACCTGGACGTTGTGGATATCCGCGGCAACGTGGACACCCGCCTGGGCCGCGTCCCCGGTTTGCCGGGCAATGTGACCGACGCGGTGGTGGAAGGGAAATCCTGCGACCTCGACGCCGTGGTCCTTGCGGCCGCCGGCCTCGGGCGCATCAACCGGCTGGACACCGTCAGCGAATACCTCGAAACCGACGTGATGCTGCCCGCCGCCGGGCAGGGCTCACTGGCCATCGAATGCCGTACCGCCGATGCACCCCGGAAAGCCGGATCCACCGAGGGCTCACAGGCGCCGCTGGCCCAGGCGCTGGCAGCACTGGATGACATGGACACCCGGCTTGCGGTGACGGCCGAGCGGGCGCTCCTGGCCCGGCTGGAGGCCGGCTGCGCGGCCCCCGTCGGCGCCTACGCCTACCGCAAGGGAAGCATGCTCTACCTGGAAGCCGCGGTCTGCGCCGTCGACGGGAAAGCCTCTGTCCGTGACAAGCGGGCAACGGACGGACTCACCGAAGTGGGCGCCACGCTCCTTGGCATCGAACTGGCCGAGGTGCTGCTGGCGGCCGGAGCAGCCGACATCGCGGACCTTGCCGCTTCCTGA
- a CDS encoding ferrochelatase — translation MSPLESQEASAAATAVNPVTESGRMAPKEYDAVLLASFGGPEGQDDVIPFLRNVTRGRGIPDERLEEVSHHYRANGGISPINQQNRALKAGIEAELAARGIDLPVFWGNRNWDPYIPQTLQDVYDAGHRKVLMVTTSAYSCYSSCRQYREDIGMALTETGLDGKLEVDKVRQYFDHPGFVEPFVEGTAAGLTDVRAQLAAAGTPDAPVHILFATHSIPTRDAEAAGRSDAEPRQFAEDSAYVAQHLASGSEVIRRVEAETGDSAPWSLVYQSRSGAPHVPWLEPDINDAIEELAGQGVKGIVIVPLGFVSDHMEVVWDLDTEALETCRNLGVLATRVPTPGTHRKFVGGIVDLICERTAANNIADRPHLTDLGPWYDVCRPGCCANFRGEKPTIAGADTTVGTGHDPYPSDPAAAPASPAEGQGSL, via the coding sequence ATGAGCCCGCTTGAATCCCAGGAAGCATCCGCAGCCGCGACCGCCGTCAACCCGGTCACGGAATCAGGCCGGATGGCGCCGAAGGAGTACGACGCCGTCCTCCTTGCCTCCTTCGGCGGCCCCGAAGGCCAGGATGACGTCATCCCGTTCCTCCGCAATGTGACCCGGGGGCGCGGAATTCCGGACGAACGGCTCGAAGAGGTCTCGCACCACTACCGCGCCAACGGCGGCATCAGCCCGATCAACCAGCAGAACCGCGCGCTCAAGGCCGGCATCGAAGCCGAGCTTGCCGCCCGCGGCATTGACCTCCCCGTGTTCTGGGGCAACCGCAACTGGGATCCGTACATCCCCCAGACGCTGCAGGACGTCTACGACGCCGGCCACCGCAAGGTCCTGATGGTCACCACGAGCGCCTACTCCTGCTACTCCAGCTGCCGCCAGTACCGCGAAGACATCGGCATGGCGCTGACCGAGACAGGCCTGGACGGAAAGCTGGAAGTAGACAAGGTGCGCCAGTACTTTGACCACCCGGGTTTCGTGGAGCCTTTTGTGGAAGGCACCGCTGCGGGTCTGACGGACGTCCGGGCCCAGCTGGCTGCAGCGGGCACCCCGGACGCCCCCGTCCACATCCTGTTCGCCACGCACTCCATCCCCACACGGGACGCCGAAGCCGCGGGCCGGTCCGACGCTGAACCGCGCCAGTTCGCTGAAGACTCGGCCTATGTGGCCCAGCATCTGGCATCCGGCTCCGAGGTCATCCGCCGGGTCGAGGCGGAAACCGGCGACAGTGCCCCCTGGTCCCTCGTCTACCAGTCCCGCTCCGGCGCTCCGCACGTTCCGTGGCTGGAGCCGGATATCAACGACGCCATCGAAGAACTCGCCGGCCAGGGTGTCAAGGGCATCGTGATTGTGCCCCTGGGTTTCGTCAGCGACCATATGGAAGTCGTTTGGGACCTTGACACCGAAGCCCTGGAGACCTGCCGCAACCTCGGCGTCCTGGCCACCCGGGTCCCCACCCCCGGCACCCACCGGAAGTTCGTGGGCGGCATCGTGGACCTGATCTGTGAGCGCACTGCGGCGAACAACATCGCCGACCGGCCCCACCTGACCGACCTGGGCCCCTGGTACGACGTCTGCCGCCCGGGCTGCTGCGCCAACTTCCGCGGTGAGAAGCCCACCATTGCAGGGGCGGACACCACCGTGGGCACGGGTCATGACCCCTACCCTTCGGATCCGGCCGCCGCACCGGCATCGCCGGCGGAGGGACAGGGATCCCTGTGA
- the hemQ gene encoding hydrogen peroxide-dependent heme synthase, with translation MSHTSAESVTKTESVAEKPAAEETEQFFTLWTVFKRSADVLRSADAAADFEALLARLADAGVVHRGSYDVSGMRADADIMVWLHGPKPEALQQAVRDIRRSRLFAGTEIAWSAMGVHREAEFAKNHTPAFSRGVEPAEWLCVYPFVRSYEWYLLPDAERGAMLRDHGLLGRDFPQVISNTVSSFALGDWEWILGLEAPELVDLVDLMRHLRATEARHHVREEIPFYTGRRVTAGEIAEVLA, from the coding sequence ATGAGCCACACTTCTGCCGAATCTGTCACTAAAACCGAATCAGTAGCCGAAAAACCAGCAGCCGAAGAAACAGAGCAGTTCTTCACTCTCTGGACGGTGTTCAAGCGCTCCGCCGACGTCCTGCGCAGCGCCGATGCTGCAGCGGACTTCGAAGCGCTGCTGGCCCGCCTGGCTGATGCCGGCGTGGTCCACCGGGGCAGCTACGACGTTTCGGGAATGCGTGCAGACGCGGACATCATGGTGTGGCTCCACGGGCCCAAGCCCGAGGCCCTGCAGCAGGCCGTCCGCGACATCCGCCGCAGCCGGCTCTTCGCCGGTACGGAGATCGCCTGGTCCGCCATGGGCGTGCACCGCGAGGCTGAGTTCGCCAAGAACCACACTCCGGCGTTCTCCCGCGGCGTCGAGCCCGCTGAATGGCTCTGCGTGTATCCGTTCGTCCGCTCCTACGAGTGGTACCTGCTTCCCGATGCGGAGCGCGGGGCCATGCTGCGCGACCACGGACTGCTGGGCCGCGACTTTCCGCAGGTCATCTCCAACACCGTGTCATCCTTCGCCCTGGGCGACTGGGAATGGATCCTCGGCCTGGAGGCACCCGAACTCGTGGACCTCGTGGACCTGATGCGCCACCTGCGCGCCACCGAAGCCCGGCACCACGTCCGTGAAGAAATCCCCTTCTACACCGGCCGGCGGGTCACTGCCGGCGAGATCGCCGAGGTCCTCGCATGA
- the hemG gene encoding protoporphyrinogen oxidase, producing the protein MSAATPEASVTTAVVVGGGVSGLLAALELVKAGRQVTVLEASEAWGGCVGSHVVGGLTLDSGAESFATRSRAVADLAAELGIAATIVAPHPGGAWVQLPEGARELPKTGVLGIPANPWDPEVRRTLGLAGSLRASLDKFLPASLGTRPAITSVSALVRQRMGRRVLERLVEPVVGGVHSADPALLDVDMVAPGLRAGIRAHGSLAAAVAAQRRGTAAQGAKAGSAVAGFEGGLHTLITALVAQLRQRGATLLAGTRAAAVERTANGWRVSAAAQKYDAGLLVVALDGPSAVGLLQDAVPDLAGHRPGAGPDVKLVTLVVDLPELDRRPRGTGILVAPQTPGIQAKALTHATAKWDWLAAAAGPGTHVVRLSYGRGEEGAQQARGADAGLRAGDGSRADTVLFEAALRDASALLTVPVTADDVIDWDVVGWGGVLPFAAVGHRQRVAEVRRVCAAQGSLVMVGGWLAGNGLAAVVADTRRQLADVLHQPASTA; encoded by the coding sequence GTGAGCGCAGCCACGCCGGAAGCGTCCGTTACTACGGCCGTGGTGGTGGGAGGCGGCGTTTCCGGCCTGCTTGCCGCCCTGGAGCTTGTTAAGGCGGGCCGGCAGGTCACCGTCCTGGAAGCCAGCGAGGCCTGGGGCGGCTGTGTAGGCAGCCATGTAGTGGGCGGCCTGACGCTGGACAGCGGGGCGGAGTCCTTCGCTACGCGCTCACGTGCCGTTGCGGACCTGGCGGCAGAGCTTGGAATCGCGGCAACCATCGTTGCGCCGCATCCGGGCGGCGCCTGGGTCCAGCTCCCCGAGGGTGCGCGGGAACTGCCCAAAACCGGCGTCCTCGGCATACCGGCCAACCCGTGGGATCCCGAAGTGCGAAGGACCCTTGGGCTCGCAGGCTCCCTCCGTGCTTCCCTGGACAAGTTCCTGCCGGCATCCCTGGGAACCCGCCCAGCCATCACCAGCGTCTCGGCCCTCGTGCGGCAGCGGATGGGCCGCCGTGTGCTGGAACGCCTGGTGGAACCTGTGGTGGGCGGCGTGCATTCAGCCGACCCCGCGCTGCTCGACGTCGACATGGTGGCACCCGGACTCCGGGCCGGCATCCGGGCCCACGGCTCCCTGGCCGCGGCCGTCGCCGCCCAGCGCCGTGGGACCGCCGCACAGGGCGCCAAAGCGGGATCCGCCGTCGCCGGCTTCGAAGGCGGCCTGCACACGCTGATCACCGCCCTCGTGGCCCAACTGCGGCAACGCGGCGCCACCCTCCTGGCCGGCACCCGGGCGGCGGCTGTGGAAAGGACAGCGAACGGCTGGCGGGTCTCGGCGGCGGCGCAGAAGTACGACGCCGGCCTGCTGGTGGTGGCCCTTGACGGCCCCTCCGCCGTCGGACTGCTCCAGGACGCGGTGCCGGATCTGGCCGGACACCGGCCGGGCGCCGGTCCGGATGTAAAGCTTGTGACACTCGTTGTTGACCTTCCCGAACTGGATCGCCGGCCGCGCGGAACGGGCATTCTGGTGGCTCCGCAGACGCCTGGCATCCAGGCAAAGGCGCTGACGCATGCCACCGCGAAATGGGACTGGCTCGCCGCAGCGGCGGGACCGGGCACGCATGTTGTCCGGCTCTCGTACGGCAGGGGAGAAGAGGGTGCGCAGCAGGCACGCGGGGCGGATGCCGGCCTGCGCGCGGGAGACGGCTCCCGGGCGGATACTGTGCTCTTTGAAGCGGCCTTACGGGATGCGTCGGCCCTGCTGACAGTGCCTGTCACGGCTGATGACGTGATCGACTGGGACGTCGTGGGCTGGGGCGGTGTGCTGCCGTTCGCCGCTGTTGGCCACCGCCAGCGCGTGGCGGAGGTTCGGCGCGTCTGCGCCGCCCAGGGCAGCCTGGTGATGGTGGGCGGGTGGCTGGCCGGCAACGGCCTCGCCGCCGTCGTGGCCGATACCAGGAGGCAACTCGCGGACGTACTACACCAGCCCGCGAGTACCGCGTGA
- the hemE gene encoding uroporphyrinogen decarboxylase, with the protein MTSSAATSNGTVSDVPFSEATLDAGHPLMDGRTADSPLITAYRGGKPSRRPVWFMRQAGRSLPEYLKVREGVAMLDSCLRPELASEITLQPVRRHDVDAAIFFSDIVIPLKLAGVGVDIVPGVGPVLDKPVRTAEDVAALPQLTWEALEPIREAVRLTVAQLGKTPLIGFAGAPFTLAAYMVEGKPSRDHLGPRTMMHADPETWNALANWAADASGMFLRAQLEAGASAGQLFDSWAGSLGLADYERFVAPASARALDHVRHLGAPLIHFGTGTSELLVAMRDVGVDVVGVDYRLPLDEANRRLGGTVPLQGNIDPALLSAPWNVLEAHVREVIRAGSAAPGHVLNLGHGVPPETDPDVLTRVVELIHSISPE; encoded by the coding sequence ATGACTTCAAGCGCTGCAACGTCCAACGGCACAGTATCCGACGTCCCGTTCTCCGAGGCCACCCTGGATGCAGGACACCCGCTGATGGACGGCCGCACGGCTGATTCGCCGCTCATCACGGCCTACCGCGGCGGCAAGCCGTCCCGCCGGCCCGTCTGGTTCATGCGCCAGGCCGGCCGCTCCCTTCCGGAATACCTGAAGGTGCGCGAGGGCGTGGCCATGCTGGATTCCTGCCTCCGTCCCGAGCTGGCCTCCGAGATCACGCTGCAGCCCGTGCGCCGGCACGACGTCGACGCCGCCATCTTCTTCTCCGACATCGTGATCCCGCTGAAACTCGCGGGCGTGGGCGTGGATATCGTCCCCGGCGTGGGCCCGGTCCTGGACAAGCCGGTACGCACCGCCGAAGACGTCGCGGCGCTCCCGCAGCTGACCTGGGAAGCGCTGGAGCCCATCCGGGAGGCCGTCCGCCTCACCGTTGCCCAGCTTGGCAAGACGCCGCTGATCGGTTTCGCCGGTGCACCGTTCACCCTGGCCGCGTACATGGTTGAAGGCAAGCCCTCCCGCGACCACCTCGGCCCGCGCACCATGATGCATGCCGATCCCGAGACCTGGAATGCACTGGCCAACTGGGCAGCGGACGCCTCAGGGATGTTCCTCCGCGCCCAGCTGGAAGCCGGCGCCTCCGCGGGCCAGCTGTTCGATTCCTGGGCGGGCTCCCTGGGGCTGGCCGACTACGAGCGCTTTGTGGCCCCGGCATCTGCCCGGGCCCTTGACCATGTCCGCCATTTGGGCGCTCCGCTGATCCATTTCGGCACCGGAACGTCCGAGCTGCTGGTGGCAATGCGCGACGTCGGAGTGGACGTGGTGGGCGTCGACTACCGGCTTCCCCTGGATGAAGCCAACCGCCGGCTGGGCGGCACCGTGCCGTTGCAGGGCAACATCGACCCCGCGCTGCTCTCCGCTCCGTGGAACGTGCTGGAAGCGCACGTCCGGGAGGTCATTCGGGCCGGTTCCGCCGCCCCCGGCCACGTCCTGAACCTGGGCCACGGCGTGCCGCCGGAAACCGATCCCGACGTCCTGACGCGCGTCGTTGAACTCATTCACTCGATTTCCCCGGAGTAA
- a CDS encoding glutamyl-tRNA reductase — MVLFSLVATHADIDLETVAQLSTGASELATSALSGSPAVTGAVVLATCNRFEIYGEAPHPDDVEAARAALVAQISERTGLNEQLVSRSFNTRTGGEVSQHLFAVSSGLDSAVVGEREIAGQVRRALINAQHEGTASSGLIRLFQAASKTAKDVGAQTALGSRGLSIVSVALDLATDLSESADWSTKKAVVFGTGAYAGATMSLLRERGCTDISVFSSSGRAEGFVATRGGTALNADSLPAAVAAADVMIGCSGSDTRVEAEELARVRAGSPQTLIAIDLALTHDFDPAVGELDGVELLTLESVRLAAPQEQAESLAQASGIVTGAAAAFEQEREARSVDTAIVALRRHTMNVLDAEMEKVRARHGCTAAAEEVEFALRRMVKQLLHVPTVRARELASNGQQEQYIAALDALYGITVEQPAAAPAAECPVDHGQASTDARRETA, encoded by the coding sequence GTGGTTCTTTTTTCATTGGTGGCTACACACGCCGACATCGACCTCGAGACCGTTGCTCAACTGAGCACCGGTGCTTCCGAGCTAGCTACATCCGCACTCTCCGGGTCGCCGGCAGTGACGGGTGCGGTGGTGCTTGCCACCTGCAACCGCTTTGAAATCTACGGGGAAGCGCCACATCCGGATGACGTGGAAGCGGCACGGGCCGCCCTCGTCGCCCAGATCAGCGAACGCACCGGGCTCAACGAGCAGCTGGTCTCCCGGTCCTTCAATACGCGAACCGGCGGCGAAGTCAGCCAGCACCTTTTCGCCGTCAGCTCCGGCCTTGATTCGGCTGTGGTGGGTGAACGTGAAATCGCCGGCCAGGTGCGCCGCGCGCTCATCAACGCCCAGCACGAAGGCACTGCCAGCTCGGGCCTCATCCGTCTTTTCCAGGCCGCATCCAAGACCGCCAAGGACGTCGGCGCCCAGACGGCCCTCGGATCACGCGGGCTGTCCATCGTCTCGGTTGCGCTCGATCTCGCCACCGACCTTTCCGAAAGTGCCGACTGGTCCACCAAGAAGGCAGTGGTCTTCGGCACCGGGGCCTACGCAGGCGCCACCATGTCGCTGCTCCGTGAACGCGGCTGCACGGACATTTCAGTCTTTTCCTCCTCCGGCCGCGCCGAAGGCTTCGTGGCGACACGCGGCGGCACCGCCCTCAACGCTGATTCGCTCCCTGCCGCTGTGGCAGCGGCGGATGTCATGATCGGGTGCAGCGGCTCCGACACTCGCGTGGAAGCGGAGGAACTCGCCCGCGTGCGCGCGGGATCGCCCCAAACGCTGATCGCCATCGACCTGGCGCTCACCCATGATTTCGATCCCGCCGTTGGCGAGCTCGACGGCGTGGAGCTGCTGACGCTTGAGTCCGTGCGGCTCGCGGCTCCCCAGGAGCAGGCCGAGTCCCTGGCACAGGCCAGCGGCATCGTCACCGGCGCGGCCGCAGCTTTTGAGCAGGAGCGCGAGGCCAGGTCCGTTGATACCGCCATCGTCGCGCTGCGCCGCCACACCATGAACGTCCTCGACGCCGAAATGGAGAAGGTCCGGGCACGCCACGGCTGCACGGCTGCCGCCGAGGAAGTGGAGTTCGCCCTGCGCCGGATGGTCAAGCAACTCTTGCACGTCCCCACGGTCCGGGCACGTGAGCTTGCCTCCAACGGTCAGCAGGAGCAGTACATTGCGGCGCTCGATGCGCTCTACGGCATCACTGTTGAGCAGCCCGCCGCCGCACCGGCCGCCGAATGCCCCGTGGACCACGGCCAGGCGTCCACCGACGCCCGGCGCGAAACAGCCTGA
- the moeB gene encoding molybdopterin-synthase adenylyltransferase MoeB: protein MASTFTATAVPATLDPLVEPADALTAEEVERYSRHLIIPEIGTLGQRRLKNARVLVIGAGGLGSPALLYLAAAGVGTVGIIDDDAVDLSNLQRQVIHGVADVGRPKIESARDSIAALNPLVDVRLHNVRLDASNALELFADYDLILDGADNFATRYLVNDAAAILGKPYVWGSIFRFDGQVSVFWEKHGPTYRDLYPEAPPAGSVPSCGEGGVFGMLCAAVGSLMVTEAVKLITGVGRSLLGRVALFDALGGSWREIKVARDPAAERITELTDYEAFCGIEPEAATAKENTVTATQLATMLASRKAGLKDFELVDVREPGEHDIVSIDGSVLIPQGRILAGEAWAELPQDKDIVFHCKAGTRSAAVLAAAHRAGYQRVSHLDGGILAWVREVEPAKPVY from the coding sequence ATGGCTTCCACGTTCACCGCAACTGCTGTCCCTGCAACCCTGGATCCGCTCGTGGAACCGGCGGATGCTCTGACCGCCGAAGAGGTGGAGCGGTACTCCCGCCACCTCATCATTCCCGAAATCGGCACGCTGGGCCAACGCCGGCTCAAGAACGCCAGGGTGCTTGTGATCGGAGCCGGCGGCCTGGGCTCGCCGGCACTCCTCTACCTTGCCGCCGCAGGGGTGGGAACCGTGGGAATCATCGACGACGACGCCGTGGACCTGAGTAACCTGCAGCGCCAGGTCATCCACGGAGTGGCGGACGTGGGCCGGCCCAAGATCGAGTCAGCCCGTGACTCCATTGCCGCGCTGAACCCCCTGGTGGATGTCCGGCTCCACAACGTCAGGCTCGATGCCTCCAACGCACTGGAGCTGTTTGCCGACTACGACCTCATCCTGGACGGGGCGGACAATTTCGCCACGCGGTACCTGGTCAACGACGCCGCCGCCATCCTCGGCAAGCCTTACGTCTGGGGTTCCATCTTCCGCTTCGACGGCCAGGTCAGCGTGTTCTGGGAGAAGCACGGCCCCACCTACCGGGACCTCTACCCGGAGGCGCCGCCGGCCGGTTCAGTGCCCTCCTGCGGTGAAGGCGGCGTGTTCGGGATGCTGTGCGCCGCGGTGGGCTCGCTGATGGTGACCGAGGCAGTGAAGCTGATTACCGGCGTCGGGCGTTCCCTGCTGGGGCGGGTGGCGCTGTTCGACGCCCTCGGCGGCAGCTGGCGCGAGATCAAGGTGGCCCGGGACCCGGCGGCGGAGCGCATCACGGAACTCACCGACTACGAGGCGTTTTGCGGAATTGAACCTGAGGCTGCCACCGCCAAGGAGAACACGGTGACGGCCACGCAGCTGGCCACCATGCTCGCTTCGCGCAAAGCCGGCCTGAAGGACTTTGAACTCGTGGACGTCCGCGAGCCGGGCGAGCACGACATCGTCAGCATTGACGGGTCCGTCCTCATCCCGCAGGGCAGAATCCTGGCGGGGGAGGCCTGGGCCGAGCTGCCCCAGGACAAGGACATCGTGTTCCATTGCAAGGCAGGCACCCGTTCGGCGGCCGTCCTGGCCGCGGCGCACAGGGCCGGCTACCAGCGGGTCAGCCACCTCGACGGCGGCATCCTCGCCTGGGTGCGGGAAGTGGAACCGGCGAAGCCGGTTTACTGA
- a CDS encoding TetR/AcrR family transcriptional regulator yields the protein MERRPTVVHQAPVDRTPAGKAAAGQARAGGARSARLPRDERRAQLLAAAQEVFVANGYHGAAMDEIAETAHVSKPVLYQHFPSKRELYLALLDSHLSALTDLMMGALNSTDDNDERVQAVMRAYYRFIASDDQAHRLVFESDLINDSDVSSRLETFNKAFADAIARVIAEDTKLPMLEAQLLGRGLAGMAQVSARYWLETDGNLDLDVASDLIYRLAWRGISRFPKET from the coding sequence ATGGAAAGAAGGCCAACAGTGGTTCATCAGGCACCGGTTGATCGGACGCCGGCCGGGAAGGCAGCCGCGGGACAGGCGCGGGCCGGCGGTGCGCGTTCGGCGCGGCTCCCGCGTGACGAACGGCGCGCCCAGCTGCTGGCCGCCGCCCAGGAAGTCTTTGTCGCCAACGGCTACCATGGCGCCGCCATGGACGAGATCGCCGAAACGGCCCACGTCAGCAAACCGGTGCTGTACCAGCACTTCCCTTCCAAACGCGAGCTCTACCTCGCCCTGCTGGACAGCCATCTCAGCGCGCTGACCGATCTCATGATGGGGGCGTTGAACTCCACTGACGACAACGACGAGCGGGTCCAGGCCGTCATGCGTGCCTATTACCGCTTTATCGCCAGCGACGACCAGGCGCACCGCCTGGTGTTTGAATCGGACCTGATCAACGACAGCGACGTCAGTTCCAGGCTGGAAACCTTCAACAAGGCTTTTGCCGATGCCATTGCCCGGGTCATTGCCGAGGACACCAAGCTCCCCATGCTGGAGGCCCAGCTGCTGGGGCGCGGACTGGCCGGAATGGCCCAGGTCAGCGCGCGTTACTGGCTCGAAACCGACGGGAACCTGGACCTCGATGTGGCCAGTGACCTGATCTATCGTTTAGCTTGGCGCGGAATCTCGCGCTTCCCCAAGGAAACCTAG
- a CDS encoding DUF3107 domain-containing protein: MEVKIGIQNIGREIVLESAQDADAVAKLVEESIAKGAELRLADDKGRVVIIPANVLGYVEIGAEEARRVGFGQL; the protein is encoded by the coding sequence GTGGAAGTAAAGATCGGCATTCAGAACATCGGCCGCGAAATTGTGCTGGAATCGGCTCAGGATGCTGACGCTGTGGCAAAGCTCGTCGAGGAATCCATTGCCAAGGGCGCTGAACTTCGCCTGGCTGACGACAAGGGCCGCGTGGTCATCATTCCCGCCAACGTGCTGGGCTACGTTGAAATTGGGGCAGAGGAAGCCCGCCGCGTCGGTTTCGGCCAGCTTTAG
- a CDS encoding 4a-hydroxytetrahydrobiopterin dehydratase translates to MTDKEDVLTRPQVDAALADLPDWRYRLGGLVTVFKTPTAAAALQLIAAVGQVAEEQNHHPDLDWRYNRVFIRFTSHDAGTEVTQRDVAAAAAASRAAAAVSAIAEPGRYRSAETAGGTANPD, encoded by the coding sequence GTGACCGACAAGGAAGACGTTCTTACCCGACCCCAGGTTGACGCCGCACTGGCGGACCTTCCCGACTGGAGATACCGGCTGGGCGGCCTGGTGACTGTCTTCAAGACCCCGACGGCGGCTGCAGCGCTCCAGCTGATCGCCGCCGTCGGGCAGGTGGCTGAAGAACAGAACCATCACCCGGACCTGGACTGGCGCTACAACCGGGTGTTCATCCGTTTCACGTCGCACGACGCCGGTACCGAAGTGACGCAGCGAGACGTCGCCGCCGCGGCGGCCGCCAGCCGGGCAGCCGCTGCTGTATCGGCCATTGCGGAACCTGGCCGCTACCGGTCAGCAGAGACCGCGGGCGGCACCGCCAACCCGGACTAG